One region of Leishmania panamensis strain MHOM/PA/94/PSC-1 chromosome 28 sequence genomic DNA includes:
- a CDS encoding tRNA methyltransferase, putative (TriTrypDB/GeneDB-style sysID: LpmP.28.2540), with protein sequence MLASRGTIARDGDVVLVVHGHQNITPLVLQRGAVLHCKAGKFDHDDIIGRSLGRYVKGQNNQKSDPREPSVLILQNSADMWTQAVPHRTQIIYDTDIAVILLNLRLEPGKKVVEAGTGSGSLTHSLAKTVAPNGCVYTCDFHKQRCLEARAEFRRNGLDSHLVCSQWRDVCTTNTGAADIVDGVDADVEAMESPNTGFGVAAASVDAIFLDVPAPWAAIENVCHVLKEGGMLCTFSPCMEQTQRTAEALRAAPHHFVDIRTVEALTKFFHPVFKRARDARDRDCVKFRASLVSKGHSAYLTFARRRLGKAEQLEEGKPLEADGAEKNGMEEATTA encoded by the coding sequence ATGCTTGCTTCTCGCGGCACAATTGCCAGGGATGGCGATGTAGTGCTCGTCGTGCATGGCCACCAGAACATCACGCCTCTCGtactgcagcgcggcgctgtgctgcactgcaAAGCTGGCAAGTTTGACCACGACGACATCATTGGCCGCTCCCTCGGCAGGTATGTAAAGGGGCAAAACAATCAGAAGAGTGACCCTCGAGAGCCGTCGGTGTTAATTCTGCAGAACAGCGCAGACATGTGGACGCAAGCGGTGCCGCACCGTACGCAGATCATCTACGACACAGACATCGCCGTCATCCTTCTAAACCTGCGCCTCGAACCTGGTAAaaaggtggtggaggcaggGACGGGCAGTGGCAGCCTGACGCACTCCCTGGCCAAGACGGTGGCCCCGAACGGGTGTGTGTACACTTGTGATTTCcacaagcagcgctgcctggAGGCGCGTGCCGAGTTTCGCCGCAACGGCCTCGACTCGCACCTCGTGTGCAGTCAGTGGCGAGACGTGTGCACGACCAACACAGGCGCCGCTGACATCGTCGACGGCGTTGATGCTGATGTGGAAGCAATGGAGTCACCGAACACTGGCTTtggcgtggcggcggcctctgTAGACGCCATCTTCCTCGATGTTCCCGCGCCGTGGGCGGCCATCGAGAACGTTTGCCACGTGCTCAAGGAGGGTGGGATGCTCTGTACCTTCTCGCCTTGCATGGAGCAGACGCAGCGAACAGCAGAGGCACTGCGGGCTGCTCCGCACCACTTCGTGGACATCCGCACGGTGGAAGCGCTCACAAAGTTTTTCCATCCCGTCTTCAAGCGCGCACGCGATGCACGCGATCGCGACTGCGTCAAGTTCCGCGCCAGCCTCGTGTCAAAGGGCCACAGTGCCTACTTGACCtttgcgcggcggcgactgGGCAAGGCTGAGCAGCTAGAGGAGGGGAAGCCGCTCGAAGCAGATGGCGCTGAGAAGAACggcatggaggaggcgacaaCGGCGTAG